In one window of Bemisia tabaci chromosome 4, PGI_BMITA_v3 DNA:
- the LOC109033573 gene encoding protein mab-21, with the protein MLVPPDMIAAQSKMLYQLNKYYGERVQLRKSGIAKTIREVCKVVQDVLREVEVQEPRFISSLTECNGRYEGLEVVTPTEFEVVLYLNQMGEFNFVDDGSLPGCAVLKLSDGRKRSMSLWVEFITASGYLSARKIRSRFQTLVAQACDKCTYRDSVKMIADTTEVKLRIRERYVVQITPSFKCAGVWPRSAAHWPIPHIPWPHPNLVVEAKTEGFDLLSKESVSMQGKQSAMEGDAWVMSFSEVESRLLFGGCRKRCLSILKTLRDRHLDLPGNPVTNCIMKTLLLYECEKHAREVEWDESCLGDRINGIFLQLISCLQCRRCPHYFLPHLDLFKGKSPTALENAAKQVWRLTRELLTNSRALDKL; encoded by the coding sequence ATGTTGGTGCCGCCGGACATGATAGCGGCGCAGTCCAAGATGCTGTACCAGCTCAACAAGTACTACGGCGAGCGCGTTCAACTTAGGAAATCCGGGATCGCGAAGACTATCCGCGAGGTCTGCAAGGTGGTGCAGGATGTCCTCCGCGAGGTGGAGGTCCAGGAACCACGGTTTATCTCTTCTTTAACCGAGTGCAACGGGCGCTACGAGGGGCTCGAAGTCGTGACCCCGACCGAGTTCGAAGTGGTGCTGTATCTGAACCAAATGGGCGAGTTCAACTTCGTCGACGATGGGAGCCTCCCCGGCTGCGCGGTCTTGAAACTCTCCGACGGCCGCAAGAGATCCATGAGCTTGTGGGTCGAGTTCATCACAGCCTCCGGCTACCTCTCCGCCCGGAAGATCCGCTCGCGGTTCCAAACCCTAGTCGCACAAGCCTGCGACAAGTGTACATACCGGGACTCCGTCAAGATGATCGCCGACACCACCGAAGTCAAACTGCGCATCCGGGAGCGCTACGTTGTTCAAATCACGCCGAGTTTCAAGTGCGCGGGTGTGTGGCCACGCTCTGCCGCCCATTGGCCGATCCCACACATCCCATGGCCGCATCCTAACCTAGTCGTCGAAGCCAAGACTGAAGGGTTCGACTTGCTGTCTAAAGAGTCGGTGTCCATGCAGGGCAAGCAATCGGCCATGGAGGGCGACGCGTGGGTCATGAGCTTCTCCGAGGTTGAGAGCAGGCTCCTCTTCGGGGGCTGCCGGAAGCGCTGCCTCTCGATCCTGAAGACACTTCGGGATCGGCATCTGGATCTCCCCGGGAACCCGGTGACCAACTGCATCATGAAGACTTTGCTCCTGTACGAGTGCGAGAAGCACGCCAGGGAGGTGGAGTGGGACGAGTCTTGCCTCGGGGACAGGATCAACGGGATTTTCCTGCAGCTCATCTCGTGTCTCCAGTGCCGGCGGTGTCCGCACTACTTCCTCCCGCACTTGGATCTCTTCAAGGGCAAGTCCCCGACGGCCCTCGAAAATGCGGCGAAGCAGGTCTGGCGACTCACGAGGGAGCTGTTGACGAATTCTAGGGCACTCGATAAACTGTAA